A genomic region of Megalobrama amblycephala isolate DHTTF-2021 linkage group LG6, ASM1881202v1, whole genome shotgun sequence contains the following coding sequences:
- the LOC125269662 gene encoding macrophage mannose receptor 1-like isoform X1, producing the protein MEQTLYLILLLIALCSVSECVQRQYHFINVTKTMTEAWRYCRENYKDLATVDNMNDMNELKKSLNDERVWIGLQKTGVDKWQWSSGDPALYLNWAPTQPDGRDECAMIRNGQWGDFPCSNTRYFICNNTNTGFVFVNQTKNWRDAQSYCRQNHTDLVSVRNQNENQQLQKFINDNHISGDVWIGLFRDSWQWSDQSNSSFRYWRAGEPNNNGGGENCVIIKQSSLGQWHDMYCSNQFPFVCYEDKLILVKENLTWPEALRYCRQNHVNLVSVHSEEIQRRVMNVVKQASTEAVWLGLHNYCSMNMWLWLSGEIVCYQNWAPGNGVEPEDCRLEKRKGAVQSGGDQRWISLPETRKLNFICRNDE; encoded by the exons atggAGCAAACTCTATATTTGATTCTTCTTCTCATTG ctctctgCTCCGTATCTGAATGTGTTCAGCGTCAGTATCACTTTATAAACGTGACGAAGACCATGACTGAAGCTTGGAGATACTGCAGAGAGAATTACAAAGATCTGGCCACCGTTGACAACATGAACGACATGAACGAGCTGAAGAAGAGTTTGAATGATGAACGTGTCTGGATTGGGCTGCAGAAGACgggtgttgataaatggcagtGGTCTTCAGGTGATCCTGCGCTCTATCTGAACTGGGCTCCTACACAACCTGATGGCAGAGATGAGTGTGCTATGATAAGAAATGGACAATGGGGAGATTTTCCATGCAGTAATACCCggtatttcatctgcaacaacA CGAACACAGGATTCGTCTTTGTCAATCAGACGAAGAACTGGAGAGACGCTCAGAGCTACTGCAGACAGAATCACACTGATCTGGTCAGTGTGAGGAACCAGAATGAGAATCAACAGCTTCAGAAGTTCATCAATGATAATCACATATCTGGTGATGTCTGGATCGGTCTGTTCAGAGACTCATGGCAGTGGTCAGATCAGAGTAACTCCTCTTTCAGATACTGGAGGGCTGGTGAACCTAATAATAATGGAGGtggtgaaaattgtgtcataatCAAGCAGTCATCTCTGGGACAATGGCATGACATGTATTGCTCGAACCAATTTCCTTTTGTGTGTTATGAAG ATAAACTGATCCTGGTCAAAGAGAATCTGACGTGGCCTGAAGCTCTGAGATACTGCAGACAGAATCATGTGAATCTGGTCTCGGTTCATTCAGAAGAGATTCAGCGTCGTGTGATGAATGTGGTTAAACAGGCGTCTACTGAGGCGGTGTGGTTGGGTTTACACAATTACTGCAGTATGAACATGTGGCTCTGGTTGAGCGGAGAGATCGTGTGCTATCAGAACTGGGCTCCAGGGAACGGAGTAGAACCGGAAGACTGTCGCCTCGAGAAGAGAAAAGGAGCAGTTCAGTCTGGAGGAGATCAGCGCTGGATCAGCCTTCCTGAAACTCGCAAACTCAACTTCATCTGCAGAAATGATGAgtga